The following are encoded together in the Neomonachus schauinslandi chromosome 15, ASM220157v2, whole genome shotgun sequence genome:
- the RAB11FIP4 gene encoding rab11 family-interacting protein 4 isoform X2: MRTPPAPGGQGSEVSGPTFADGERLPRVPGFFPEDEEEAMTLAPPEGPPESDMDSPMESTQSLEGSVAEEKDGGLGGLFLPEDKSLGHTPSMTTSDLSTHSTTSLISNEEQFEDYGEGDDVDCAPSSPCPDDETRTNVYSDLGSSVSSSAGQTPRKMRHTYNSELLDVYCSQCCKKINLLNDLEARLKNLKANSPNRKISSTAFGRQLMHSSNFSSSDGSTEDLFRDSIDSCDNDITEKVSFLEKKVTELENDSLTNGDLKSKLKQENTQLVHRVHELEEMVKDQETMAEQALEEEARRHREAYSKLEREKSTEIELLNTRVQQLEEENAELRTTVTRLKAQTEKLDEERQRMSDRLEDTSLRLKDETDLYKRMMDKLRQNRLEFQREREATQELIEDLRKELEHLQMYKLDCERPGRGRSLSSSLGEFSARAREVELEHEVKRLKQENHKLRDQNDDLNGQILSLSLYEAKNLFATQTKAQSLAAEIDTASRDELMEALKEQEEINFRLRQYMDKIILAILDHNPSILEIKH, encoded by the exons GGCAGCGAGGTGTCAGGCCCGACCTTTGCTGATGGCGAGCGCCTCCCCAGGGTCCCCGGCTTCTTTCCTGAGGACGAGGAGGAGGCTATGACACTGGCCCCACCCGAGGGCCCCCCAGAGTCAGACATGGACAGCCCCATGGAGAGCACCCAGAGTCTGGAGGGGTCAGTTGCCGAGGAGAAGGATGGAGGGCTTGGGGGCCTGTTCCTGCCGGAGGACAA GTCCTTGGGCCACACTCCGTCCATGACCACGTCAGACCTCTCCACGCACTCCACCACCTCGCTCATCAGCAATGAGGAGCAGTTTGAAGACTATGGGGAGGGGGACGACGTGGACTgtgcccccagcagcccctgccccGACGATGAGACCAGGACCAATGTCTACTCGGACCTGGGATCTTCAGTGTCTTCCAG TGCGGGGCAGACTCCTAGGAAAATGCGGCACACCTACAACAGTGAATTGCTGGATGTTTACTGCTCTCAGTGTTGCAAGAAAATCAACCTGCTGAATGACTTGGAAGCCCGACTGAAAAACCTGAAGGCCAACag CCCTAACCGGAAGATCTCTAGCACAGCCTTTGGACG GCAGCTCATGCATAGCAGCAACTTCAGTAGCAGTGACGGCAGCACCGAGGATCTGTTCCGGGACAGCATTGACTCCTGTGACAACGACATCACGGAGAAG GTGAGCTTCCTGGAAAAAAAGGTGACTGAACTGGAGAATGACAGCCTGACCAATGGGGACCTGAAGAGCAAGCTGAAGCAGGAGAACACGCAGCTGGTGCACAG GGTGCACGAGCTGGAGGAGATGGTGAAAGATCAGGAGACCATGGCCGAGcaggccctggaggaggaggcacGGCGGCACCGTGAGGCCTACAgcaagctggagagagagaagagcacggAGATCGAGCTGCTCAACACCAG ggTACAGCAGCTAGAAGAGGAAAATGCAGAGCTCAGAACAACAGTGACCCGGCTCAAGGCACAGACGGAGAAGCTGGATGAG GAGCGGCAGCGCATGTCCGACCGGCTGGAGGACACGAGCCTGCGGCTCAAGGATGAGACAGACCTGTACAAGCGCATGATGGACAAGCTGCGGCAGAACCGCCTAGAGTTCCAAAGGGAACGGGAGGCGACGCAGGAG CTCATCGAGGACTTGCGGAAGGAGCTGGAGCACCTGCAGATGTACAAGCTGGACTGCGAGCGGCCAGGCAGGGGTCGCAGCTTGTCCTCTAGCCTGGGCGAGTTCAGTGCCAGGGCCCGCGAGGTGGAGCTGGAGCATGAGGTCAAGCGGCTCAAGCAG GAGAATCATAAGCTGCGGGATCAGAATGATGACTTGAATGGACAGATCTTGAGCCTCAGCCTCTATGAAGCAAAGAACCTCTTTGCTACCCAGACCAAagcccagtctctggctgcagaAATAGACACAGCCTCTCGCGATGAG CTCATGGAAGCCctgaaggagcaggaggagatcAACTTCCGGCTGAGGCAGTACATGGACAAGATAATCCTTGCCATCCTGGACCACAACCCCTCCATCCTTGAGATCAAACACTGA